In Methanococcoides sp. LMO-2, the genomic stretch TTGCGTTCTTGAGGATGATCTTGACACCGCCTGTACCGGATGAAGATGGCATCATCATTGGCATACCCTGCATTGGCATTGCTGCCTGCATCATTGTTGGTGCTGCTGCTTCTTCCTTTACCTCTTCCTCTTCTTCAGGCTCTTCCTCTGCTTCCCATCTCTCAACGATCGGATGAGCTTTGTCAGTAAGGAAATTCCTCAATGAATCAAGGTCTGCTGCATCTTCTTCGGTTGCGACCTTATCAGCGATCTCAGCCGGAATATCAGAAAGTACACGGTCCTTCAGGTTCTTTGGCATCCATACAACACGGCCCCATCCGCCATCTGCCTGGATGAACTTTGGTGACCTGAAGTAGTTGATACCTACACCAAGGAAACCGGCAACCTGCTTTCCACCACCTGTCTGACCTGCCATTGTGGAGAATGGAAGACCGTTTGGTGCAGTGCCTGCATAGTCCCTGTCTATCCAGCCAATACCATCGACCTCAGGTATGTAGAAACCTACTACCTCGAAGCAACCACAGGATGTGTGTGGATATTCGAAGAATGAGTGAAGCTTGATACGGTCATATTCGCCGCTTGAAAGTGACTTTGCGATCTCGTTAACACCGGAGAACTCACCGGATTCCACATCGATCACATCGCCTTTAGGAATAGCGAACTGTGGCCCTTCTGGATCTACCTTTGCTGCTGCACGACCGTCGAACCAGTTGATGGCACCACAAAGTGAGATCCTGTCTGGTGTTATTACACAAACATTGGATGGTGCAAATGACTGACAGAGACTGCATCCGTAGAATGTGTCAACATCTTCCTCATGCAGGTCACGGGTCCTGTCGTCCCTTGACTGGTAGACTGCCTTTACAGCGTCCATCTCTTTCTCGATCTCAGCGAGGTCTGTTACATAGACAGCTTCGACCTTCTCAATGAATGGAAGCTCGTTCTTGAAGAGCATCATAACAGCTTTTGCGATCGGTTCAAAGGATGTTAAGCCCTTGGACACAGCATCCTTGCTGACACGAACCCAGACATCATAGCGCTGGTTCAGGTGCATCATACCCTGGATGTAGTTCTGGAAATCGTGGTTCCTACGTTCGACAATGGACTCGAGGTCTTCTTCCACAAGTTCTCCTGCGATCTTGTAGATCATTGCGAATGGGTGTCTTGAACCTTCTTCCATCTCTGAAAGGTCAGGGCCGATAAGTGTAAACCTACCGTCCTCTACCTCATCCATAGGTGTAGCTCTTACAAGCTCATATCCTTTTGATTTCGGTCCTGAGAGTTCGACGTGCATGCCATCCTTTCTAATCCTTTCCCCTTCGAACATAGGGGAAATCTCAAAGGGGAATTCTTCTGCCATATTTTATCCTCCGTTTATGGTCATCTAATTGTTGTAATGTGATTTATGTAATTTTGTTGGTCTTAGAGATTCTCGATCAATTCATCCAGTGCTTCGATGTGAACCTCAGGGCTGATGTTCCCGAAGGACATGGTAGCGTTCTGGACGTAATGCCTTTCAATTGAAATGGTCTTGAGGCTGGAAAAGCTCTTGAGACCGGAAAGTACCTGGTTGAGATAGTATTTCATATGTCCCAGCATGATTACGGTATCATACTGCCCTTCGCCGTCAAGTCCATTCCAGTTCGGATCACAAAGGTAGGTTGCCAGTAAATGCACGTTAATGTATTTTGCATTGACACCAGAATCCACCATTCCACTGATAGAGTGGCCGGTAGCTGCTACCGGCAAATCTGCTTTCTTTGCAATCTCGATGGTACGCTTCAACAGCTCTTCATCCTTAAGGATCTGTGATCCTACGATGAAAAGAGGGCGTTTTGCCTTTGAGATCATCTTTCCAGCAACATTTGGCTGTACTGCCTTTGAGGTCTTGCAACCGTATGTGCAGTGTATCTGAGTGTTCTTAATAACGTCGACCATGATTAAGCCTCCTTGCAAAGTCTCTTAAGGTTAGTCGGCTGTGCTGAAACATCGGATTTCATTGCTGGTCCGGAAAGGATCTTCTTTCTCTTCCAGTCGATCTCCCATCCATGTTCTGCTTCCAGGATCTTCAGCAACTCTTCACGCTTTGCGAGCGGAAGATCTGTCTCGGTCCTGACAAACTTGTGCCAGTCGTCGGGCATGACACCGAGATATTTCTGGGTAAGCTCAATGTAATGTGTCAGCTTGATCATTCTTCCCATGTTGTTATCACTTGGGCGGATGCAGCTCTTTGCGAGCATTGGCATCATTTCCTCAACGGTCTCAGCAGTGGTAAGCAGATAGTCCGGAGCTGCCGGGATTGGCATCTCGCTTCCATCCCTTGCGTCAAAGACCTTCCATTTCTCTTCCTCATATGGCTTTGCGATAAGTGCCCTGCGGTACTTTGAACCATGAGGACCGAGGATTACAGGGACACCAAGTCTGTTGCAGCCTGTTCCGATGGAAGCTGCCTTCTGGGAGTATGCACCCCATGCAACACCAACAGCACCAACACGATTGAGTGTGTAATCTGCGATCTCCTCGTAGTTACCGGAGATGTTCTTCTGTGCGAAGATAGCTGCGACCTTGATAACAGCACCTGAGATGTGTGAGTTGGAAACACATGAACCTGTGTTCATCAGGCCACCGCTCCTGAACCTTGATGGATACTGCTCGTAAAGTGTCAGGCCATCCTCGTTCTTGTACATACCGAGGTCCATTGCGGAACAACCAGAAACAACAACGATGTAGTTCCTTCTGAGCATCTCATCTGCGATCCTGTAGAGATCCTTTGTTCCGTCAGGATAATTGGAACATCCGACAAGTGCAACGATACCTGGTGTTGTACCAAGGACAAGGTTGACACCTTCTTCCCTGATCTCAGGATCACTGATAGGTCCTCTTCCTGCACGAACCTTTCCGACCTCCTCACTGATGAGGCGCTGTGAGCACTTCTCAATGACGTCAACGATGGTGATATCTTTAGGACATGCGAATTCGCAGCGGCCACATGCAATACATTTGTCATGAATCCACTCGAACTTTGTCAGGTCACCTTCGCTAAGGTGCGTAAATGCCTCACTGAGAGGGAGGCTGTCAGGACATGCAATTTCACAGGCACCACAGTGAACACAGGTATCTGCAATTGCCTTAAGGTCCTCTTCTGCAGGAAGTGCTTTGATTCCTTTCTGCTTCCTGATCTCGGACATCATCATCGTAAGACGTGGTGCAAGTTCTCCAAGCTTCTCATAATCGAACATAAGTGCACCCTTTTCCTTGCCAGTCGTAAGATCTTCAATGATGTCTTCGATATCATCATTGGAACGGTCCTTAAGGCCGTACATGACCTTGTCGTTGGTTGTAATGACAGGGATCATGAGCTTGCTTGCCTCTTCAAGGACATCAGCACGGATACACTGTTCATCGACAACGATAACATCAGGAATACCGGACCTGATGGTCTTAAGCTCCTTTGCAAGGGTACCGACGATCTTTGCCTGTGGAGCTGTCCTGTCCTCTGCCTTGTAACGGGTCATGTCAAGTGCAGTACAACACAGACCTCCAAGCTCCATTGTATCATTGAGGCCGTTATCTTCCATGTAGTCAATGATATCGGTGATCGCTGCGACGTTGTGGCCAATAACGATCAGTGTAGGCTTGGAAGAATCAATGCATCCCATTCCAATATCGGAAAGTGGTGGTTCCTCATCTGCCTTAGGGAACTCAAGACAGGATATCTGTGCAATATCTGAGATCTCCATACCAACGTGGTCAAGCATACCACCATGAAGTGCCTTTGACTCGAAATCGATCGCTGCCCCTTCCTGACCCATGTGGACAGCTGCAAGCAACTGAGTAAGCTGCTCCTCAACATAGCTGAGGACATTATCAAGGTCACCGAGTGTCTTTGGCTGGACACCTGTGACAAGCTGGACGTTCGGAGCTATGATATTAGTAGCGCCAACATCAAGCGGGTGATCCTTGCCATAAAGACCGATCAGGTGATGAAGAAGGTGTCTTCCGTGTCCGGAGTGTGCTGCTGCACCTGTGATGACACGAAGCATGAACTCACGTGCATTGTGGCCTGCAAGGTCGATACCACATGCTCCTTCTTTGTTACCACTAAGGTCACAAGGTCCGAAAGTACAGTAACAACACTGGTCACACATTGGAGTATAGACAGCATTGTACCTGTCAAGAATATTATGATCCCAATCTCTTAGTGTTGAGACATTGGGCTTAACAGTAGGCCCAAGCTCAACATCACTGCTTTCTGCTTCTTTTTCAATAGCACCTACAATGTTGTTGATGGTGATCTGAACATTTTCGAGGTCGTCGATAGAAAAACTACCTGTAGTTAGCTCACTCATATGTTTTCTCTCCTCCTGGATTGAACATTTCATAGTTTAAATGATTATATAGACTATTTCCCACGGGTGTTACGAATTAAATAAAACGTAATAACTGACGTACAGTCTTTGCAATGTTGGATGTAGTATGTATATCACGTATATAAGCGTTTCGACTATTTATCATGATTATACTAGATAATTCTTTTGTGAGTTTACACCGTTACAGAATATAAAAACACAATGCTAAGGCGACATAATATACAAAATCATGACACACTGTAACATAAGTAACGATGTTAACAATCTAACCATTAACAAAATGATAGATTTCGCCAAATATAACACATTGAAGACAAAGTACCAGACAATTCTCTATAAATTCATTTTTTAAAAGCTATTTGCCAATGAGCAGTTTGTCAAAAATCATATATCAGAAATCATTTTATTTGATAGCAGATATTGACATAATGGATCGAAATAATGTTATTTCCGATCGGGAGGATACATTGGACAATAAATGCTGGATATGTGGCAAGCAGGAACCCATGATGTTCACCTGCCGTCATTGTGGCAAAACGTTCTGCTCAGATCACCGACTTCCTGAGAGACACGCCTGCGAGGGCCTTGAACGAGGTGCAGGATATTCTTCAGGGACCTCAGGAACTTCAGGTAACTACAACAGGACATACACTGGCGGCCAGTCATACGGTCCGGAAGTGGATGAGGCCATTAAGAACATGATGAAAGATGCAGCAAAGACTGCTGCAAAAGGAGCTGCCACAGGTGCGGTTTACCGAACAAGGTCATCGATATCGACAAGTCCTTCAATGGCAATAATATTCATCTGCATAATATCATTCTTCCTGGAACTTATACCGGGTTACGTGGAACTATTCCAACTGGTCCCGAGCATGATCTTCGCAAGACCATGGACAATGATCACACATATGTTCCTGCATGGTGGCTTTGGACACATCTTTTTTAACATGCTTGTCTTGTTCTTCTTCGGAAGGGAACTTGAAAGACGCATAGGAAAGGACATGTTCCTCTATGTTTACTTCATATCAGGCATAGTAGCAGCTCTTGGATATGCACTTACCAGCAATACCGGATTACCTATGATCGGAGCCAGTGGTGCCATCATGGGAGTTTTCGCAACGCTCACAGTGTTGGCACCTGAAATGCAGGTCTATGTATATTTCATACCAATGCGGATCAAGTATGCGCTCCTGCTCTTTGCACTACTCGATTTTGCGCTGATAGGAGCAAACGACATGGTCGCCCATACTGCACACCTAAGTGGAGTTCTTGTGGGCCTTTACATGGGATTCAGGATCAAAAGCTCTGGTAAACAGCGCAGGAGAACAGGGTACGATACGCGAAGGTGGTGAAACTGAAAGTTAACAACTCCCACCTTGCAAGATATCGCCCAAGACCAGAAGAAGGGGAAGAGATCCCCATACAGTTCATTGAAATGGAAGAGAGGGTCGCAGGATGGTCACCTGAACTTAAAAAGACCATCTACCTTACAGCGCCATGCAATTATGATCCCGACAAGCTCAAGCGTGTGCGCGAGGTCTTCCTCCTCAAAGTATACAACTGGTTTCTGGATGGGATCAGCATAATAGAACTGTCACACACAGAGCGGATCCAGTTCGAAGACGTTCTGAACGACTTCCTCCTGTACGGAGGAGAATTGCGTTACACAAGAATAAAAAAGGGGAAAAGAAACATAAATCACTTCAGGCTTGAAGACAAAAATATTGAAGTGCGTGCGAAAAAAAGTACCCTGAAAGAGATATTATGAGACTCTGCTTTTCATAAATTTAGCATATCGTAAAGTACGTATTGTGCCTTTCAACAGAACACATCAGGAATAAATGGGTAACAGAATCAAGCGGAGATACTAAATAATATATGCTCATTTCTTAAAAGGAAGGGTTAGAGGGGAGCCACAACATAGATAATTCACTTGTGATCAGTTCATGAACGCTTCATATAAGAAACATAATAATTATAATTCATAAGGATATATTATAATAATAAAATTTGAGGGAAGCATGCAGAACGTTAAAACTGGATTCAATTCCATTGTCAAGTATCTTAGTACAAAAAAGGAAACCGACAGGAGACGCATAGGGCTTCTTGTTGATGGCCCTAACGTACTGCGAAAAGAGTTTAATGTAAACCTTGAAGAGATACGTGATGTATTAAAGGAATATGGCAATGTAAAGATAGGAAGGGTTTTCCTGAACCAGTATGCATCAGATAAACTGGTAGAAGCAATAGAGAACAATGGTTTTGAGCCTATAATTTGCTCCAGTGATGTTGATGTTCGTCTTGCAGTGGAAGGAATGGAACTGGTATACAACCCAACCATTGATACAATAGCACTGGTTACAAGAGATGCTGATTTTAAGCCACTTCTAACCAAGGCCAACGAACATGGCAAAGAGACCATAATCTTTGGTGTTGAACCCGGATTCTCAACCGCCCTCCGTAATTCTTCTGACTATGTTGTAATACTTGACAACAATCAGATGAACTATTATGAAGAGGAAGAGAACGATAGGTCACATGTTCTCAGGACATCCACAACAATTTGAATTCTAAAAACATATAAAACTATTTTCTGCATGCAAATGATATGCATGCAGTCACAGAACAATACCTTACATTAGTTCTGTTTTTTTTTGATTGGAACTTGTTCCTGAAAAATTATTCCTGATGCGACTGTACCATCTGTATAAGAGACTCAAGCCTATCACGAGATAAGCCTTTTTTGACTTCCGTACAGTTCTTTACTTTTCCAATGAGAGTACAAAGCTCATCGTGATCCAGATGATAGCCGAGGTCCTCCACAATACCCCTGAGGGCCTTCTTTCCAGTATGCTTGCCTACTATCAGGTTACGCTTCCCACCAACCATCTCAGGACTAAAAAGCTCATAGGTACGTGGCTCTTCGAGGATCGCCATTACATGAATACCGGACTCATGAGTGAAAGCATGCTTGCCAACTACTGACTTGTTCACAGCAATAGGCAATCCGGAATATTCCTGAAGCTTACCTGAAATTGCAGTAAGTTTTGTGGTATCATACCTGTCAATGCCATGCTGTACCCTTAAGGCAACCAGAAGCTCTTCAAGAGAGGCATTACCTGCCCTTTCACCAATTCCATTGACCGTGGTATGCAGTTGCTTTGCTCCGGCCTCTGCAGCTACAAGGGTATTTGCGGTTGCCATCCCCAGGTCATCGTGGCAGTGGATACAGATCGGAGTATTAACGACCTTCTTGATCTCAGATACCAGATAATGAGTAGTGGCAGGACTTAAGATACCAATTGTGTCTGCAATGCTTACGTAATCAACTTTATATTCCTCTGCTGCGAGGAATGCTTTTTTGAGAGTTTCCACGTCAGTCCGGGTACCATCCTCTGCTGCGAACCTTACCTTAAGGCCATGGTCCTTTGCATGTTCGATAGCACCCATTGCACAACTGAAAACATCTGCACAGCTCTTATGGTACTTGAACTTCAAATGAAGGTCTGACATTGCAATAAAGATGCTGACAATATCAACATCACAATCTATTGCTGCATCAACATCACTTATGACAGAGCGTGCAAGACAACAGATGTTCGAGTCCAGTCCCATATTGCTGATCTCTTTAACGATCTCTTTCTCAGAACTGGAGACAACAGGAAATCCGGCTTCGATGACCTCAACACCTATAGCATCCAGCTCACGTGCAAGATCGAATTTTTCCTCCATTGTGAAAGCTACACCAGGTGTCTGCTCACCATCCCTTAATGTCACATCACATATCTCGATGTCAAGGGGTTTCATATCGAGGAAGCTCATAAGTTCATTTCTGGAATAATCATCAGTATTAGACATAGTATTGATTCCCACTGGTTGTTCGAGAAAGCAATATATAAATATGTAGGTTTTGAACCTGATATTCGGTTACCTGAGCTTGCTCTGCACCCTCTCATAGAAACCGCTTGCAGAGGTTTCCACAAATCTTGCAGGGAAATTGGACCTTGTCAATGTGACAACATCATTTTCCTGTATCGTATGGGTATACTGACCATCGACAACAAGCGCCGCTTCCTTTTCCGGAATGATCATCTCTACCTTGATGAGACTTTCTGCAGGCACCACCCACGGCCTTGAGGACAACTTGAACGGTGCCAGAGGCACGATCAGAGTAGCATTGACGTTCGGGTCAATGATCGGCCCTCCTGCGCTCATTGCATAAGCAGTTGAGCCGGTAGGGGTTGCGATAACAACACCATCAGCACGGACATCCTCCACTTCGCGGTCATCGATGGTTATCCTGAAGGTCAGTATCTTTGCAGGCCTTGCAGTTGTAAGCACGACCTCATTGGTTGCCGGAGGTATCCTTTCCCCGTTAAGTTTAACGTTAAGCCGGGAACGTTCTGTATACTTGAAGCCCTGCAGCGCTTCCCCGATGGCCTTAATAGCATCCGCTGGATTCACATCAACAAGGAATCCAAGAGTTCCCATGTTTATTCCCAATATCGGAAGCGGATCATCCATACGGGCAATAGTGCGAAGTACAGTACCATCGCCGCCCACCGAGATAAGAAGTTCAACGCCTTTGTCCCTCATCTCTTCTATAGCGATGACCTCCACATCCTGCAGGTCCAGGGGGTCAGCTGTGTTAGAAGTAACAGCAATATCGACCTGAGACTTGAAATGTTCAACGATATCCCGGACCATATCAAGTGCATCCTCATGGTCACATCTTGATACGATCCCGATCTTTTTGATGGTCATAATTACCTCCTAATAAGCTTCAATATATCAGAATGCGCATGTCCGTTCGAAGCTACCATATAAAATGGATTTATCACACTGCCCTTTAATTTAAGCGGCCCACCCTCACCATCAGTAACTTTACCTCCGGCTTCTTCTATGATCAATTTACCGGCGGCAACATCCACAAGACGCAGGGAGCCGCGTACATCAACGAATGCATCGGTCCGGCCTGCTGCCACATAACATAGTTCAAGGGCCACACTTCCAAATATCCGGATCCTTCTAACAGCCTTGCAAAGGCTCACTGTCCGTTCCACATGCCTGCGATATCCATACAGGCTCACACAGAAACTATGCAGCACAGAATTTCCGGAAGGAGTGATCTTTTTACCATTGAAATATGCACCATTCCCCAGCCCTGCATGGAATGTATCACCATTTGCAAGGTTTCTCACATATCCAAAATAAAAAGAGGATACGTCCGGTTCGCCAATTGCAATGGAAATACTGTAAACAGGAATACCGTTGGCCACATTATAGGTACCATCAAGCGGATCCAGAACGATGGAAAATTCAGGATCCTCGCCCAGTTTGACCTCTCCGAACTCCTCAGTGAGGATCCTCATGGAGCGGCCATCTTCACGAAGGACATCAAGAATCGCCTGTTCAGAAACATCATCAATAAGCTTGGTGTCCGTACCATCGGCACCCACATAGACCGTTTCGAAGGCCTCAGAAGTATCTACAAGCTCAGAGATCGCTTTTGAAGCTGCATCTGCGAGACGGTCGCAGAATTCCAGTGCCTCCGGGAAGGATATCATATTCAGATGGAAAAATAATGGGCAGATCAGATGCCCATCTTAGCGTTCGTTTCAGCAATGGACTTCTGTCCGTCGCTCTCAAGCTCCATCATTGCACGAATGGCATCCACATTCTCAGGTATGACATCTGATTCCTGGTGAATGGCCTGGAAGAAGTAAAGTTCTCCTTCATACATTGTGATGGATTCGTTCCACACGCAGTTCTCCCACATATCGCCCCTTGGCCTTCCAAGGTCCTTTGCGAGCTCCATGATCTCAGCGGTGGATGTTATGCCCTGTCCGACGAACCTTACTCGGCTCTGCTCTGCAAGAATGCTCTCTACATCTTCCGCAGTGCATTCCTTCTCAAGCTCAAGGTTGATGGTGTGCAGGTGCATCAATGTTGTAGGGAGTTTGACGGCTGTTGTTGCAACGTCAATGCCAGGTATGACGGTCTTCACATCAGGACCGTGGTGTGATGGCAACTTGATGGGGTTCGGGACGATCGCATTGATAGGACCGTGCTTGATGTCATTTGGGTCAGCAGATCTTCTCATAAGGGTTATGCGTGCCTTCTTCACTCCAAACTCATTGTTAAGTGGTGAAAGGACACGGCAAAGTCCGGTTGTGTTACAGGAAACTACCCTGACGAAGTCCTTTCCAAGGGCCTCTTCATAGTTGGTCTCAGCGTTGAAGGAGCAACCTGCAAGCTCGTGTGCCTCACCGCCCTGCCAGATGGCCTTGACACCTGCCTTTTCATAAAGTTCCTTGTTGGTAACACCGACTTTACCTGGCGTACAGTCAACCACAACATCGGCTGCTTCGACCATTTCCTCAACAGTACCTGCAACTTCAATGCCAGCTTCCTCCATGGAGCCGACCCTGTCAGCAAGAGTATAGACAGGATATCCCTTATCCTGTGCCATTACGGTCTCGAAGTTAGGGCGGGTCTTTGCAATACCTATGATCTCCATGTCGTCCTGAAGCATCACAGCATCTGCAACTCTTTTACCAATGGTTCCGTATCCGTTTATTGCAACTTTAGCTTTAGTCATTTAATGTACCTTCCATTACGAATTTGACACATTTCAGTATAAGTATATCAGTATGAATGATAATCCGGCGTCGGAGCTTACATGCCCGCAGGAACGATATGGCTCCTGCAGCCATCCAAATGGCTCCTGTTGCCCCTTTAATTTAATTTCCAATAATTATAGTTTCCCCTTTTGAAAAATCGACCTCTTTTATTGTACCGAAGATGATCGTCTTTTCCCCAAATATCCCCGTAAGCTCTATGGAATCACCATCAACCAACATCTTTGTGACGGATTCCATCACCAATTCCCTTTCATCGCCTTTGACAACTATTGCATTCAGTTCGCACATATTTGCACCTTCTAATATTATGATGGTCACAACCACCGGTGAAACTACATGAACTAAGTATATGCTTTAGATCACGCATTAATATGTTCTAATAATAGATAACTACTTTCACACGAAATTACAGATCTCACCTGACAAGTTTTGCCACGGAACATCCCATCTCAAGACCCATATCCTCTGCTACGGCTTCACATTTTGTACGAAGCAGATATGCAATAGACCCAAAGTTCTCCTCGGACATCGTTTCATAATTGGCCATGCCTTTGCTTATGATGAGGCTTGCATTTTCAAGGGCCTCTATGAACTCAGCAGGAGCTTCATCAAAGCAGACACCTACTGCATTTGATCCTGTGGTCAGCACCCGATCCACCTTTTTATCAAGCTCAAGCTCATGAACGTTCTCCATAGTAACATCAGTAAGCATGGGAGCACCACGCACAACAAGTGTGATCTTGCCGCCGACCTTCCTGATTATATCAAAGACGAGAGTATCAAGGATTATCTCGCCACAGTTATCGACCACATAGACAACATCATCGAGCATTCCGAACATCTCGGAGGTATCGTCCACATCAAGATCTTTCCTGAATATTTCCGCAAATGTCCTGTCAAAGACATCTTCACCAACATCAAATCCCATGATGCCAAAGTCAAAGAAGTTCCCGATAACAGAAGCAAGTACGGCCCGCCTGAACATCTCCTCATCGGAAGGGGAGCCCTCATACACGAGAGAGTGAGCATAAGGATACACTTTTTCTGCGATCCTGTTGCTTAATTTCCTTAGCTCAACATAGGGATCATCATCACCAAGCATTTCATAAGCTTTCCTATGGATCGCAGTAGATACAACGCCTGCCGCCACTCCGGGCTTATAGGTCTCTTTAAGCACATCAAGACCTGCCTGCATCGTCCTATATATTAGATCATCATCATCTGTTGAAAGTTTTGCTTCATAGTGTACCCTTGAGAGAAGGCAGTATGTACATCTTGGATCCATTTTCATTATTTTAGCCCTTTAGATTGTGATAATAATTTAGTGTCACTAACAGATGGATGTATCAAATAGACGCCATACACATAAGTTTAACTCTGAATACTGGTTTTGGCCAGTCACGGCACCAGCATAAGCGGAAAGGCATTTCCGGCATAAATCGAACATAATAGAAAAGACTAAAAATAGTAAATAAATAACCTTAAAAAGAAAGATTTGAGATAATAAAATATACTATTATCCTAGTTTGACATATTTTATATAAATATATGTATTGCTCATAATTAGGTTCGACTAAAAACGCATATGAAAAGAAAAAAGGAAAAAAGAAACAAAACAAAGTAACCTTTTAATCCAGTGATTTTAGAATAATCCTTACTTGTTTTAGGGAGTATTCCACCCCAAATTTCTCCTTGATCAGGGCTGCAATCTGAGAAGTTTTAACGACCTTATGCAACCTCAGATACAGCCTGAGATCATCCCTCTGTTCCTCACTGAGTTTGGAGGGACGGCCACCTCCATGCCGAGGTAGCAAACCAG encodes the following:
- a CDS encoding bifunctional fructose-bisphosphatase/inositol-phosphate phosphatase, encoding MISFPEALEFCDRLADAASKAISELVDTSEAFETVYVGADGTDTKLIDDVSEQAILDVLREDGRSMRILTEEFGEVKLGEDPEFSIVLDPLDGTYNVANGIPVYSISIAIGEPDVSSFYFGYVRNLANGDTFHAGLGNGAYFNGKKITPSGNSVLHSFCVSLYGYRRHVERTVSLCKAVRRIRIFGSVALELCYVAAGRTDAFVDVRGSLRLVDVAAGKLIIEEAGGKVTDGEGGPLKLKGSVINPFYMVASNGHAHSDILKLIRR
- a CDS encoding type II glyceraldehyde-3-phosphate dehydrogenase, translating into MTKAKVAINGYGTIGKRVADAVMLQDDMEIIGIAKTRPNFETVMAQDKGYPVYTLADRVGSMEEAGIEVAGTVEEMVEAADVVVDCTPGKVGVTNKELYEKAGVKAIWQGGEAHELAGCSFNAETNYEEALGKDFVRVVSCNTTGLCRVLSPLNNEFGVKKARITLMRRSADPNDIKHGPINAIVPNPIKLPSHHGPDVKTVIPGIDVATTAVKLPTTLMHLHTINLELEKECTAEDVESILAEQSRVRFVGQGITSTAEIMELAKDLGRPRGDMWENCVWNESITMYEGELYFFQAIHQESDVIPENVDAIRAMMELESDGQKSIAETNAKMGI
- a CDS encoding CooT family nickel-binding protein, whose amino-acid sequence is MCELNAIVVKGDERELVMESVTKMLVDGDSIELTGIFGEKTIIFGTIKEVDFSKGETIIIGN
- a CDS encoding damage-control phosphatase ARMT1 family protein — translated: MKMDPRCTYCLLSRVHYEAKLSTDDDDLIYRTMQAGLDVLKETYKPGVAAGVVSTAIHRKAYEMLGDDDPYVELRKLSNRIAEKVYPYAHSLVYEGSPSDEEMFRRAVLASVIGNFFDFGIMGFDVGEDVFDRTFAEIFRKDLDVDDTSEMFGMLDDVVYVVDNCGEIILDTLVFDIIRKVGGKITLVVRGAPMLTDVTMENVHELELDKKVDRVLTTGSNAVGVCFDEAPAEFIEALENASLIISKGMANYETMSEENFGSIAYLLRTKCEAVAEDMGLEMGCSVAKLVR